The proteins below come from a single Ostrinia nubilalis chromosome Z, ilOstNubi1.1, whole genome shotgun sequence genomic window:
- the LOC135087137 gene encoding uncharacterized protein LOC135087137: MANAELQAELEELRAKNAILQSDLQKARLEPKQESSNDQVCRVSVKLPPFWTDRPTIWFAQVEAQFHLAGITTDMTKFSHVIGAIDQRVIGEIEDIVMNPPEENKYLKLKEELIRRLSTSEEQRVRRLLSDEELGDRKPSTFLRHLKSLAGSTLKDEGLLRQLWLRRLPNQVQAILAAQADLSLDKLADLADRITEVTPGPANVFAKPKTRREFKSKHT, encoded by the exons ATGGCTAATGCTGAGCTTCAAGCAGAGCTAGAAGAGCTAAGagctaaaaatgcaattttacaGTCGGATCTTCAAAAAGCACGGCTAGAACCTAAACAGGAAAGTTCAAATGACCAAGTCTGCAGAGTATCGGTTAAACTTCCGCCGTTTTGGACTGATAGACCAACTATATGGTTCGCGCAAGTCGAAGCTCAGTTCCATCTTGCCGGCATTACTACAGATATGACTAAATTTAGCCACGTTATTGGGGCTATCGATCAAAGAGTAATAGGTGAAATTGAAGATATTGTCATGAACCCTCCGGAAGAAAACAAATACCTGAAGCTTAAAGAAGAGCTAATACGGCGTCTTTCAACATCAGAGGAACAACGTGTGCGACGCCTTCTCAGTGACGAGGAACTGGGAGATAGGAAGCCCTCGACATTTTTACGACACTTAAAATCTCTTGCTGGATCAACCCTCAAAGACGAAGGGCTTTTACGACAATTATGGCTTCGTCGACTGCCCAACCAGGTACAAGCAATTCTAGCAGCACAGGCCGATCTTAGCTTGGACAAATTGGCAGATCTGGCCGATAGAATTACAGAAGTCACTCCTGGACCTGCTAACGTCTTCGCA AAACCGAAGACGAGAAGAGAATTCAAGAGCAAACACACCTAA